TACTGTATCGGGAGCGAGTCCACTGCAGCCTACCATCTTCGGTAAAATCTGCATCCAGTATGCGCTTGTTGCGTGTGTAATCAAAGAGATTCTCTAAATTATAAAACGCAAGGGTGTATTGCTCAAAAGCCTGTGAACTCAGCATAAATGTTTAAGATTGGAATAGAGCACCACAATATATAATAGAACTGTTATTCAGTAGTTGTTTTCTCAAATTACTTAATACTCACGCGCATAATTGCCTTGAATCAAGATACATTTGCTATTGAGTTGGTTTTTGATTTTTACGCTTTCGCGAAAGCGTACTTAATTCAAACCCTTTTCAAAAAACTGAAATTTCTACAATGAACCGTCCATTAGTTGTTTTAATTCACGGATTTCTAGGCAGTGCGCACCAATGGGATGTGATTGGGGACGAACTCTCTAATCATTTTGAGGTGGTAAGATATGAGCTACCCGGTCACGGCAATCGCTTTGCTGAAGTTTTTGAATACTCTATTGAAGATCTTGCCGATGAAGTTTACGCAAAAATTGAAAACCACCTCTCAGAATCTATTCATGTAATAGGCCATAGCATGGGTGGCTATATTGCCGCGGCACTCACGGGTCGACATCCAGAAGTCCTCTCAAACACTGTTTTAATCAATAGTATCACCGGTCCAGATTCATCAGTTAGGATTAAAAATCGCAATAGATCATTACGTATGATCGATCGTTATCACAAAGCATTTGTAAGTATGGCGATCAGTAATTTGTTCAATGCTAGTGAACATAATAGTCACTCTGAATCGATCGAATTAATGAAAAATCAGGCTGCCCAAATTCCCGAAACAGCCGTCAGAAATGCCATCATAGCTATGCGGGATCGCAAAGGCTGCACAAATGAATGGCCAGACTCTATACGATTAACGTATATTTTTAGCAAAAACGATCCTATCATCGATGACGAGATCATTTCAAATGAGGCTCGATTTTTAAACGCAGATCTTCATGAGCTCGATTCTGGACACATGGGAATCATAACCCACCCGAAACAAATCATTGAGATTTTAAAACCTATTCTCCAGTTTCATTAAAACTGTTCCAGCCCAGAGCCTTGATTTCTACTTGCTCACCACCGCGCGTCACGAGATGCATACCGCTCGAGGCAGGCAATGCATGACCTATGACGGTTAGGTTGGGATTGCCTTTGATCTTTTCATAATCGTTTTGAGAAATGGTGAAGAGCAGTTCATAATCCTCACCACCACTTAAAGCAATAGTCGTGCTGTCCAGATTAAATTCTTCACACGCATTGATCACCGTGGGATCTAGAGGGATCTTCTCTTCATAAATAGTCATTCCCACCTCTGAACTTTTACATAAATGTATGATCTCAGAGCTCAAACCGTCTGAAAGATCAATCATAGCGGTAGGTTTAACATCGAGTTTCCTGAGCAACTCTGGTATATCCTTACGAGCTTCAGGCTTGAGTTGACGCTCAATAAGGTAAGTGTAAGCCTCGATGTCTGGCTGGTTTTGAGGATTTTCTTTAAAAACCGCTTTTTCTCTTTCTAGGATCTGCAATCCCATGTAAGCAGCGCCCAGATCTCCAGAAACCACGAGTAGATCGCCATCCTGAACTCCTGATCTTTTAGCGATGTCTTCCTTCTTTTGCTCGCCCAGTGCGGTTATAGAAATTATGAGACCAGAAGTAGACGCTGTGGTGTCTCCACCTATCAAGTCCACCCCATAAATCTTACAAGCCAGTTTCACACCCTCATACAACTCCTGAACTGCTTCTACAGGAAATCTATTAGAAATTGCGATAGAAACGGTAATCTGTTTTGCAACGGCGTTCATGGCATAAACGTCAGATAGATTTACGATGACCGCCTTATAACCTAAATGTTTGAGAGGTACATAGCTCAAATCAAAGTGTACGCCTTCCACCAGCATATCAGTGGTGATCACGGTGGCCTCGTTATGATGGATCACTGCAGCGTCATCACCTATGCCCGTAAGTGTACTTTCATTACCGATCTCAAGGTTTTGGGTAATATGGTCGATCAGCCCAAATTCTCCCAATTGCTCCACGGGAGTGCGTTGTGGATTTTTGTCTTCTATCATACTGCAAAAATAAAAGTCTTAGGGCGCACTCTCTTTAAAATCAAGCCAAGAAAATAGTATTGCAGTGATCTATAACTAAATACAATATACTCATTTAAGAATACCATTAATCAATCGACTAAGCCCTAAGCTGTATTGTATATTTGTATTTATTCAAATTATTATGATGATAAGTGTTTCAGAAACTGCAAAAAGTAAGCTTGCCCAACTCATGAGTGAGGAGGGATATGCAATAGATACAGATTTTGTGCGCGTGGGAGTTAAAAGTGGCGGTTGCAGCGGTCTATCTTATGATTTGAAATTTGACCGTGAATCAACTGATACTGATAAGATTTTTGAAGCTAACGAGGTGAAAATCGCAGTCGACAAAAAGAGTTTTCTTTATCTAGTAGGCACC
This genomic interval from Nonlabens spongiae contains the following:
- a CDS encoding alpha/beta fold hydrolase, which encodes MNRPLVVLIHGFLGSAHQWDVIGDELSNHFEVVRYELPGHGNRFAEVFEYSIEDLADEVYAKIENHLSESIHVIGHSMGGYIAAALTGRHPEVLSNTVLINSITGPDSSVRIKNRNRSLRMIDRYHKAFVSMAISNLFNASEHNSHSESIELMKNQAAQIPETAVRNAIIAMRDRKGCTNEWPDSIRLTYIFSKNDPIIDDEIISNEARFLNADLHELDSGHMGIITHPKQIIEILKPILQFH
- the thiL gene encoding thiamine-phosphate kinase, whose amino-acid sequence is MIEDKNPQRTPVEQLGEFGLIDHITQNLEIGNESTLTGIGDDAAVIHHNEATVITTDMLVEGVHFDLSYVPLKHLGYKAVIVNLSDVYAMNAVAKQITVSIAISNRFPVEAVQELYEGVKLACKIYGVDLIGGDTTASTSGLIISITALGEQKKEDIAKRSGVQDGDLLVVSGDLGAAYMGLQILEREKAVFKENPQNQPDIEAYTYLIERQLKPEARKDIPELLRKLDVKPTAMIDLSDGLSSEIIHLCKSSEVGMTIYEEKIPLDPTVINACEEFNLDSTTIALSGGEDYELLFTISQNDYEKIKGNPNLTVIGHALPASSGMHLVTRGGEQVEIKALGWNSFNETGE
- a CDS encoding HesB/IscA family protein; the encoded protein is MISVSETAKSKLAQLMSEEGYAIDTDFVRVGVKSGGCSGLSYDLKFDRESTDTDKIFEANEVKIAVDKKSFLYLVGTTLEYSGGLNGKGFVFNNPNAQRTCGCGESFSL